Below is a window of Georgenia soli DNA.
CGTCGGCCGGGGCTCGAGCGCCCCGCCGGCCAGGGTCGGGGTGGTCGAGGCCTCCACCGGCTCCTGACCCACCCACCCCGCGGGCCGCGCCGCGATCCGGGCGGCGAGGTCCGCCCGCTCGCCCAGGCTCAGCTCCCAGCCGAACGCCGGCGGCTCGGCGCCGGAGACGGGCCGGACGATGAGGCGGCCCAGGTTCGCGATGACGTGCGAGCACATCGACCGGTCGCCGCACCAGTACGTCACCGCCGACGGCAGCTCCAGCTCCTCGTCGAGCAGGGCCCGGGACAGGCGCGGCAGGTAGGTGGCGAGCGCGGGGTTCTCCAGGACCCCGGATCCGAGGGTGTTGACGACGGACACCGCGCCGCTGCGCGCGGCGTGGACGAGCCCCACGGTGCCCTGGGTCGAGGCGGGGTCGAGGTCGAGCGGGTCGGCGGCGTTGGCCGGCACCGCGCGCAGCAGCACGTCGACGGGCTCACGCCGGCCGAGGGACCGCAGCCACACGCGGCCGTCCTCGACGGCGAGGTCACCGCCCTCGACGAGCGGGACGCCGAGCAGGAGGGCGAGGTAGCCGTGGTCGAACGCGGTCGGCGCGGCGGGGCCCGGGGCGAGGACCGCCACGCGGGGGTCGTCGCGGGCCGCGGACGGCGCGGCGCCGAGCAGCGCGTCGTACAGGGCCGCGTAGAACGGCCCCACCCGCCGGGTGCGGGACGCCCGGTAGGGCCCGGCGAGCGCCTCGGCGACGACCCGCCGGTCCGCCATGACGTAGCCCATCCCGAGCGGGACGTCGGTGCGGTCGGTCAGGACGGTCCAGGCGCCGTCGGCGTTGCGGGCGAGGTCGGTCGCGGTGTGGAAGAGCTGGTGCGGGCCCGGGACGGTGATGCCGTGCGCGGCGCGGACGAAACCGGGGTGGGCGAGCACGATCTCGGGCGGCAGCAGCCCGGAGGTGAGGAGGCGGCGCTCGCCGTAGAGGTCGGTGAGGACCTGGTCGAGGAGGCCGGCGCGCTGGCGCAGGCCCCGTTCGAGCCGCTGCCACTCGAGCTCGTCCACGAGGACGGGCAGCGGGTCGAGGCGCCAGCCGTCGTCGCCGCCGTAGGTCACGCCCTGGTTCTGCAGCAGGGTGACGACGTCGGAGCGGGCCGCCTCGAGGCGTTCGGCCCGGCCGAGCCGGGCGTACTCCGCCAGCTCTGTCCAGGCCGAGCGGGTCGGGCCGGTGGCCTGCAGCATCTCGTCGTGACCGGGACCGTGGGCACGGTAGGCCTCGAGCAGGTCCCCCACGGCCGCCACCTCCCGGACGCCCCGCGGTTGTTCCTGCCCTCGGTAAAACAGGTGCGGTGCGCGCAGAGGCGACTTTACCGGGGATTTGCCTCGTGGATGCCGGGAACCGGTCAGGCGGCGGCGACCTGCGGGGCGAGGAGGGCCTCGACGGCCCGCCACTGCTGTCCCGTGCTGCGGCGGCCCGGCCGGTGCAGGTCGCGGACCATGATGCCGCGCGCCGCCAGCTGGCGGCGCAGGAGCTCCGCATCCCCGTGGGAGCCGTCCGCGAGCGCCGCCGAGCGGGCCTCGAGGAGCCGCAGGTCGTCGGTGGTCAGCCCGGCCGCCGGGCACACCGGGACGAACGCGTCGTCGTGCGGGTCGGACTCCACGGGCCGGGGGAAGCCGTGCCGGTCCAGCGCGTCGCGCAGGGCGGCGCGGTCGAGGTCGCAGCGCACCCGCGCGAGCTCGACGGTCCCCGGCCCGATCAGCACCAGGTCCTGCGCGAGGACCACCGTGGTGACCAGGTGGCGCGGCACGGAGACGCGGGCGTCGTCCCACTCCAGGGTCAGGGCGCGGTCGCTCACGGTGGCGCGCAGCGACTCGCCGTAGACCGTGACGGCGAGCAGCACGCCGACGAGCAGGCCGAGACCGGCCATGACGGCCAGTGCGACCGGCTCGCCGACGTGCCCGCCGACGCCCAGGACGCCGTCGAACCCTGCGCTCACCTGCGCGAGCCCCTCCAGCCCGAGACCGGTGAGCAGGCCGAGCAGCGCGCCGGCCACGGGGTGGCCGGCGAAGAGGGCGGCACGTACGCGCCGGGGCAGACGGACCGATGTGGTGCCGGCCATGCTTCCCTCCTCGACTCGCGCTGCGGGCGGCTCCTGGGAGGCCGCCCCGACATGCTCAAGCGTGCCGTGCGCGCCGGTGCCGAGGCATCACCTTTAAGGATGAAAAGTCCCTGATCACCTGCATCCCTGGTCGTAGGTGACTCCCCCTAAGGGCCTGGTCGGGGCCTCAGGGCAGACGGCGGTCGCCGGGGTGCATGACGCGCAGCCAGCGGTACCCGTAGCCGTCGAGCGGCAGCTCCACCCGGCCGCGCTCGTCCAGCCGGCTCCGGCCCTCCTGGAGCAGGTCGACCAGGTCGGTGCCGCCGTCGTCCTCCTCGAGGGCGAGCGGGACGACGACGGGCTCGGGGCCGAGGTTGTGCAGCAGCACCATCGACGCCTCGTCCCAGGTGCACCGGTGCGCGAGCACGGCGTGGTGCGGCTGGTCGAGCACCTCGAAGGCGCCCCAGCCCAGCTCGGGGCACTCGCGGTAGCGCTGGGCCATGAGGGTGATGTGGCGCAGCAGGGAGTCCGGGTCGTGGCGGGACCTGGCCACGTTGACGTGCTCGGGCCCGTAGCCGCCGGTGACCACGGGGGCGACCAGCTTGCTCGCCGGGGCGGGGGAGAAGCCGCCGCCCGGCTCGTCCGTCCACTGCATCGGCGTGCGCACGGCCATGCGGCCCGGCAGGTCGAGGTCCTCGCCCATGCCGATCTCCTCGCCGTAGAACAGCACGGGCGTGCCGGGCAGGGCGAACAGGAGCGAGTAGGCCATCTTCAGGCGGCGGGGGTCGCCGCCGAGCATGGGCGGGAGGCGTCGCTTGAGGCCGCGCCCGAAGAGCTGCATCTCCGGCTCCGGGCCGAAGGCGGCGAAGACCTCCTGCCGCTCGGCGTCGGTGAGCTTGTCGAGCGTCAGCTCGTCGTGGTTGCGCAGGAAGTTCGCGTACTGCGAGTCCGGCGAGATCTGGTCCAGGGGACGGTCGCGCAGGGCCTGGGCCAGCGGCCGGGCGTCCTCGCGGGCCATCGAGAGGTAGATGTTCTGCATGCCGACGAAGTCGAACATCATCGTCAGCTCGTCGCCGTCCCGCCCGCCGAAGAAGGCCACCTGGTCCTCGAACGGCACGTTCACCTCGCCCAGGAGGATCGCGTCGCCGCTGCGACGCTGGAGGAACTGGCGCAGCGCGCGCAGGTACGCGTGCGGCTCGGAGAAGTCGTGCTTGTCGTGCTCCGACATCCCGAGGTCGTTGAGGAAGAACGGCACGGCGTCCACGCGGAACCCGTCGACGCCCAGCTGCAGCCAGAAGCCCATCACGCTGGCGATGGCGTCCTGGACCTTCGGGTTGGCGATGTTCAGGTCCGGCTGGTGCCGGTAGAAGTGGTGCAGGTACCACTCGCCGGTCCGCTCGTCCTTCTCCCAGATGGAGTCCTCCTTGTCGGGGAAGACCACCTGGTCGGAGGTGTCGGGCGGCGGGTCGGAGCGCCACACGTAGTAGTCGCGGTACGGGTTGTCCTTGCTCTTCCGTGCCTCCTTGAACCAGGGGTGCTGGTCGGAGGTGTGGTTGACGATCAGGTCGATGATGACCCGCATCCCGCGGTCCTTGGCCGTGCGGATGAGCTCGACGACGTCGCCGTGGTCCCCGAGCCGCGGGTCCACCCCGTACATGTCCGACACGTCGTAGCCGTCGTCCTTGCCGGGCGTGGGGTAGAACGGCATGAGCCACAGGCACGTCACGCCGAGCTCGGAGAGGTAGTCCACGCGCTGGGCCAGGCCGGTGAAGTCGCCCACCCCGTCACCGTTCGCGTCGAAGTAGGTCTCGACGTCGAGGCAGTAGATGACGGCGTTCTTCCACCACAGGTCGGACGTGTCGGTGATCCGCAACGGTCAGGCCTCCTTCAGGGCGGGCAGGATCTCGGTGGCCGCCACGTCGAGCCAGGGTGCCTGGTGCTGGCCGACGTGGTGGAGGTAGATCTCGTCGAAACCGAGCGCGGCGTACTCGCGGATCCACTCCACGTGCTGGGCGGGCTCGGCCGAGACGCGGACCGCGCCCTCGACCGTCGCGACCGTGACGTCGCGGCTGGCGGCGTCGAAGTGGGCCGGGGTTGCCGCGTCGAGGCTGAGCGGCTCGGGGAAGACGTTGGAGCGCCACTGGTCGTGGGCGATCGCCTCGGCCTCGGAGCGGGTCGGGGCCCAGGACAGGTGGAGCTGCAGGGCCAGGGGGCCGCGGCCGCCGTTGTCGCGGTAGGCGGCGACCACCTCGCGCAGCGTCTCGTGGGGCTGGTTGATGGTGATCATCCCGTCCGCCCACGCGGCCGCCCGCGCCGCGCTCGCGGCGCTGATGGCCGTGGCGACGAGCGGGACCGGCCGGGCGGGCAGGTCGTAGAGGCGGGCCCGGTCCACCCGGACGAGCCCGTCGTGGCTCACCTCCTCGCCGGCGTGGAGGCGCCGGATCACGTCCACGCACTCCTCGAGGCGCCGCACCCGGGTCCCCTTGTCCGGCCAGCGGTCCCCGGTGACGTGCTCGTTCATCGCCTGGCCCGAGCCCAGCGCCACCCAGTAGCGGCCCGGGAACATCTCCCCGAGGGTCGCCGTCGCCTGGGCGACGATCGCCGGGTGGTAGCGCTGGCCCGGCGCGTTGACCGACCCGATCCGGAAGGACGTGGTGGCCAGGGCGGCGCCGAGCCAGGACAGCGTGAAGCCCGAGTGTCCCTGGCGCTCGCTCCACGGCATGAAGTGGTCGGAGGACATCGCCATGTCGAAGCCTGCGCGCTCCGCCGCCTGGACGTCGGCGAGCAGCTGGCTCGGCGCGATCTGTTCGTGGGAGCAGTGGAAGCCGTAGGTGGTCACGCTCCCCTGTCTAGGGGCTTCCGGGCGTCCTCGCCTCCCGAACGGCCCGGCGTCGGCCGGAACCACCCGGTCCGCCGGGGGAGGATGGGTCCGTGGGAGAGACCCTGGACGACGTCGGACCCTGGCTCGCGGAGGCCTGGTCGCGGCTGCGGCCCGGCCCGGTCCCGGCGGAGGACGCCGCGGTGCTGGCCGTCGTGGTGGCGGCGGTCGTCGCGGCCGTCGCGGTGCCGCTGCTGTGGCGCCACCTGCGGGTGGTGGTGACGGTGGTGCACGAGCTCGGTCACGGTCTGGTCGGCGTGCTGTGCGGGCGCCGGTTCACCGGTTTCGTGCTGCGCGGTGACATGTCCGGCCACGCGGTGACCGTGGGGCCGGCACGCGGGGCCGGCAGGGTGCTGTCCACCTGGGCCGGCTACCCCGCACCCGCCGTCGTGGGGGCGCTGCTCGTGCGAGCCGCGGGCACCGGCTGGGCCCCGACCGTGCTCGGCGTGGGGGCTCTCGTCCTGCTCGTCTCCCTCGTCCGCGTCCGCTCCTGGTACACCGCGCTGGTGATGGTGGCGCTGACCGCTGCGACGGCGGCTCTGTGGTGGTGGGTCGGCGGCGCGCTGCAGGCGGCGGTGCTCCTCGGTGTCGGGCTGTTCCTGCTCGTGGGGGCGTGGCGCCACCTCGGGGCGCTGCTCGGCAGCCGCTCGCCGGGCTCGGACGCGGCCGTCCTCGCCGGCCTGACGCGGGTGCCGCGGTGGTGCTGGGTCCTCAGCTTCGCCGTCGTCCTCGGCCTGGCGTCCTGGTTCGCGCTCGCCCCGTTCGGGGCGCTCGCGGGCCTGGCCTGAGCGGCGGGCGCTGACCGGGACCGTCACCACGCCCGGAACACGACACGGCTGAACTGGTACGGCGACGGGTCGAGGTCGTCCTCGTTCGCCAGCACCACCAGCACGTCACCGGACTCGCTGCGCACGGCGGCGAACGCCTTGAAGCCGGGCAGACTGCCTCCGTGGCCGTACCCGGGACCGGTCGACAGCTGCACGCGCCACAGGCCCAGCCCGAAGCCCGCCCGGCCGCGGAAGTCGGTCATCTCCCCCATCGCGGCCGCGGACAGGAGCTCGCCGGCGGCGAGGGCGCGGAAGAACGTCGTGAGGTCCTGCGCCGTCGAGACCATGCCGCCGGCGGCCCAGGCCGCCGTCTCCAGCGAGTGGAGCGAGGTCTTCTCGCTGTTGGCGTCGGTGCCGAGCTCCTGGGAGAACCCGGTGACCGGCTCCGGCCCGCCCGGCGGGAGGGCGGTCCGGCCGAGGCCGAGCGGTCCGGTGATCCGGGTCCGCAGGTTCTCCGCGAGGCTGCGCCCGGTGACCTTCTCCACGACCAGGCCCGCCAGGACGAAGTTCGTGTTCGAGTAGGCGGTCTGGGTGCCCGGCGGGAAGTCGCGGTCGAGGGCCTCGACGATCGCGAGGGAGTCCTCCGGCGTCCACGTCCGCGCCGGGTCT
It encodes the following:
- a CDS encoding circularly permuted type 2 ATP-grasp protein, which gives rise to MGDLLEAYRAHGPGHDEMLQATGPTRSAWTELAEYARLGRAERLEAARSDVVTLLQNQGVTYGGDDGWRLDPLPVLVDELEWQRLERGLRQRAGLLDQVLTDLYGERRLLTSGLLPPEIVLAHPGFVRAAHGITVPGPHQLFHTATDLARNADGAWTVLTDRTDVPLGMGYVMADRRVVAEALAGPYRASRTRRVGPFYAALYDALLGAAPSAARDDPRVAVLAPGPAAPTAFDHGYLALLLGVPLVEGGDLAVEDGRVWLRSLGRREPVDVLLRAVPANAADPLDLDPASTQGTVGLVHAARSGAVSVVNTLGSGVLENPALATYLPRLSRALLDEELELPSAVTYWCGDRSMCSHVIANLGRLIVRPVSGAEPPAFGWELSLGERADLAARIAARPAGWVGQEPVEASTTPTLAGGALEPRPTSLRTFTLAHGADYLVMSGALGHVGAGPRATLTGTTLPGTAKDVWVLAPEPLRVAAPALPGHGLLPGRSPDATISPRVADDLFWLGRHTERAEAAVRMLRTVADLWDDYHARPGTSADDPGGQALGVLLAALRETTADAGLAELVTDESLEGSLAWTLARLARDAAGVRDHLTPDVWLALSSMERTLQQERARRRADVGDGGAGQGPVLMRLLEALLTLQGIYAESLVRDVGWRMLEVGRRLERSRHVVATLRATLGVRRDPAVETLVTTAVVTAHESAITFRRRYPAGGVRAVLDLLLADPANPRSLAFQLEHLRRHLADLPAVARGPATRDQLLDDVGDLLTELRTDRAVREDAEGRRTVLERTLGSMAWRLDELGAEITRVHLTRPTPTRWPGGRRPA
- a CDS encoding YqeB family protein, which translates into the protein MAGTTSVRLPRRVRAALFAGHPVAGALLGLLTGLGLEGLAQVSAGFDGVLGVGGHVGEPVALAVMAGLGLLVGVLLAVTVYGESLRATVSDRALTLEWDDARVSVPRHLVTTVVLAQDLVLIGPGTVELARVRCDLDRAALRDALDRHGFPRPVESDPHDDAFVPVCPAAGLTTDDLRLLEARSAALADGSHGDAELLRRQLAARGIMVRDLHRPGRRSTGQQWRAVEALLAPQVAAA
- a CDS encoding alpha-amylase family protein produces the protein MRITDTSDLWWKNAVIYCLDVETYFDANGDGVGDFTGLAQRVDYLSELGVTCLWLMPFYPTPGKDDGYDVSDMYGVDPRLGDHGDVVELIRTAKDRGMRVIIDLIVNHTSDQHPWFKEARKSKDNPYRDYYVWRSDPPPDTSDQVVFPDKEDSIWEKDERTGEWYLHHFYRHQPDLNIANPKVQDAIASVMGFWLQLGVDGFRVDAVPFFLNDLGMSEHDKHDFSEPHAYLRALRQFLQRRSGDAILLGEVNVPFEDQVAFFGGRDGDELTMMFDFVGMQNIYLSMAREDARPLAQALRDRPLDQISPDSQYANFLRNHDELTLDKLTDAERQEVFAAFGPEPEMQLFGRGLKRRLPPMLGGDPRRLKMAYSLLFALPGTPVLFYGEEIGMGEDLDLPGRMAVRTPMQWTDEPGGGFSPAPASKLVAPVVTGGYGPEHVNVARSRHDPDSLLRHITLMAQRYRECPELGWGAFEVLDQPHHAVLAHRCTWDEASMVLLHNLGPEPVVVPLALEEDDGGTDLVDLLQEGRSRLDERGRVELPLDGYGYRWLRVMHPGDRRLP
- a CDS encoding TIGR03885 family FMN-dependent LLM class oxidoreductase; amino-acid sequence: MTTYGFHCSHEQIAPSQLLADVQAAERAGFDMAMSSDHFMPWSERQGHSGFTLSWLGAALATTSFRIGSVNAPGQRYHPAIVAQATATLGEMFPGRYWVALGSGQAMNEHVTGDRWPDKGTRVRRLEECVDVIRRLHAGEEVSHDGLVRVDRARLYDLPARPVPLVATAISAASAARAAAWADGMITINQPHETLREVVAAYRDNGGRGPLALQLHLSWAPTRSEAEAIAHDQWRSNVFPEPLSLDAATPAHFDAASRDVTVATVEGAVRVSAEPAQHVEWIREYAALGFDEIYLHHVGQHQAPWLDVAATEILPALKEA
- a CDS encoding M50 family metallopeptidase; its protein translation is MGETLDDVGPWLAEAWSRLRPGPVPAEDAAVLAVVVAAVVAAVAVPLLWRHLRVVVTVVHELGHGLVGVLCGRRFTGFVLRGDMSGHAVTVGPARGAGRVLSTWAGYPAPAVVGALLVRAAGTGWAPTVLGVGALVLLVSLVRVRSWYTALVMVALTAATAALWWWVGGALQAAVLLGVGLFLLVGAWRHLGALLGSRSPGSDAAVLAGLTRVPRWCWVLSFAVVLGLASWFALAPFGALAGLA
- a CDS encoding serine hydrolase domain-containing protein, with amino-acid sequence MTLLLTTCGTVLDEPPLPRTTETAPSAGPTAATTTAGTTWAAPSSCGSEPRRPGPTLQEVLDDLAAGHAGGLVVAVGRDGEPVRLCAAGRADTRGTPLRPDDAFRIGSITKTFTAVMVLQLVDAGAVALDDPVSAYLPDAPLVDGVTVRQLLNHSSGIPDYAAQPAFETAVLADPARTWTPEDSLAIVEALDRDFPPGTQTAYSNTNFVLAGLVVEKVTGRSLAENLRTRITGPLGLGRTALPPGGPEPVTGFSQELGTDANSEKTSLHSLETAAWAAGGMVSTAQDLTTFFRALAAGELLSAAAMGEMTDFRGRAGFGLGLWRVQLSTGPGYGHGGSLPGFKAFAAVRSESGDVLVVLANEDDLDPSPYQFSRVVFRAW